In the genome of Bacteroidales bacterium, the window AAATTCATTCGGAAAATTTATTGCCAATGAGTCAAAATATTCTTTTTGATATTTATGAGCAGAATACATGTTATATTCTTGTCCGAATAAAGAAGTCGACAAAAATAAAATTGTTATAGTAACTAATTTAAATTTATTTTTCATCAGAATTTTAGTTTTTTTAAACCGTAATCTTTTAAAAATAATGAGCGAATAATACCGTCGGCTAATCCTGTTTTCGGAACTATAATATGTTCACACCCGGACAATTTAAGAATTCGCATATATAGTCTTAATGCAATAACAATTACATCTGCCCTGTCTTCCTTTAGGCTGAATTTCATAATTCGGTCAATATACGATATTTCATTCAGTTGATCATATAATTTATTCATATCATTAAAAGTAACATTCTTTTTCCCGATCATTTTACTTATTTTATTAATATTACCTCCTGATCCCATCATTTCAATTCCGGGATATTTATGTCTTAATTCAACAACTTTATTTTCAAGAGCATCAATTTCAGACTGTTTAACAGTTTTTGTAAGAAAACGTAATGTTCCTGTTTTAAAAGCATTAGCCCAAATTAATTTTTTATATTGAAAAAGTGCAAGTTGTAAACTTCCTCCTCCTAAATCTGCTGAAATATAAAATTTTTTCTTTTTCAGATTTTCTCTGTTAGTAAGATATAATAAATTAGCTTCTTCATGTCCGTCAATAACATCAATATTAATTCCGGTAATTAATTTTATTTTTTTCAATACATCTTTTTGATTACTTGCACCTCTTACAGCAGATGTAGTACAAGCTTTGAATTCTGTAACATTATAATAGTTTAAAATATCTTTAAAAATATCCATAGCTTTTATAAACTCAAATAATTTTTCTTCACCAATATATCCTCCGGAGAAAACATCATTTCCTATTCTTAAAGGTAAGCGTATATAAACTCTCTTCTTAAGAATGTATTTATTATTTTCAGCCGGGTGGAGATCTTTAATAATTAATCTGGCAGCATTAGATCCTATATCTATACCGGCATATTTTTTTATAAACATATTATAATTGCTCAATTCAGGTGCTAAAGTAGTAAGGAAGAGAAGAATTACAAAATTAAATTTTGACTAATTTTTACATCAGCTTACTGTTAAATTAAAGAATTTATGTAATTTTGCATTCCGATTAAAGGACCCGTAGCATAATTGGATAATGCACTTGACTACGAATCAAGCGATTACAGGTTCGAATCCTGTCGGGTTCACATTGATTATTAAAGCCTTACAGAAATGTGGGGCTTTTTTGTTTTTTGCATTTGCATACTTTTTTATATTTATAATTGTCTTCTTCATATTTTTTTTTTACTTTCCGTAACAAAATTACCATACTTTTTTCGTTAAATTTAATATTCATACCTTTGTCATATTCACACATAATTAAATTTAAAGATATGTAATATTATGAAAAGAATATTAACAACTTTTATAATAATTCAATTTATGAGTTATAATCTTTACTCACAATCTTTGGATGATCTTTCATTCGGAACTGATGATACTTTTGAAGTTAT includes:
- a CDS encoding Ppx/GppA family phosphatase gives rise to the protein MFIKKYAGIDIGSNAARLIIKDLHPAENNKYILKKRVYIRLPLRIGNDVFSGGYIGEEKLFEFIKAMDIFKDILNYYNVTEFKACTTSAVRGASNQKDVLKKIKLITGINIDVIDGHEEANLLYLTNRENLKKKKFYISADLGGGSLQLALFQYKKLIWANAFKTGTLRFLTKTVKQSEIDALENKVVELRHKYPGIEMMGSGGNINKISKMIGKKNVTFNDMNKLYDQLNEISYIDRIMKFSLKEDRADVIVIALRLYMRILKLSGCEHIIVPKTGLADGIIRSLFLKDYGLKKLKF